One stretch of Variovorax sp. TBS-050B DNA includes these proteins:
- a CDS encoding FKBP-type peptidyl-prolyl cis-trans isomerase: MSAAWAQSAPVTTPSGLVYQSLKEGSGASPAATDVVKVHYRGTFPDSGKEFDSSYSRGEPTEFPLNGVIPCWTEGVQKMKPGGKAKLTCPPSIAYGSRGAGGVIPPNATLNFEVELVSVKKR, encoded by the coding sequence GTGTCCGCCGCGTGGGCGCAGTCCGCGCCCGTCACCACGCCGAGCGGCCTGGTCTACCAGTCGCTCAAGGAAGGCAGCGGCGCATCGCCCGCGGCCACCGACGTGGTCAAGGTGCACTACCGCGGCACCTTCCCCGACAGCGGCAAGGAATTCGACAGCTCCTACAGCCGCGGCGAACCCACCGAGTTCCCGCTCAACGGCGTGATCCCGTGCTGGACCGAGGGCGTGCAGAAGATGAAGCCGGGCGGCAAGGCCAAGCTGACCTGCCCACCGTCGATCGCCTACGGCTCGCGCGGCGCGGGCGGCGTGATCCCGCCCAACGCGACGCTGAACTTCGAGGTCGAGCTGGTCTCGGTCAAGAAGCGCTGA
- a CDS encoding glucose 1-dehydrogenase — MSQPKLADKIALVTGGTSGIGLATAQRFVAEGAHVFVTGRRQAELDAAVNTIGRNVTGVLGDVSRPADLDRLYATIKEQKGRLDVLFANAGGGSLLPLGQITEEHFDRIFGTNVRGLLFTVQKALPLMPRGASIVLNASITSIKGTPAFSVYSASKAAVRSFARSWAVDLKDAGIRVNAVSPGVVPTPAYELLGLSPEQIAGFIEAQAQGIPLGRVGTPDEIAKAVLFLASDDSSFVNGTELFVDGGGAQI; from the coding sequence ATGTCCCAACCCAAACTCGCCGACAAGATCGCCCTCGTCACCGGCGGCACCAGCGGCATCGGCCTCGCCACCGCGCAGCGCTTCGTGGCCGAAGGCGCCCACGTGTTCGTCACCGGCCGCCGCCAGGCCGAGCTCGATGCGGCCGTGAACACCATCGGCCGCAACGTCACCGGCGTGCTCGGCGACGTGTCCAGGCCGGCCGACCTCGACCGGCTCTACGCGACCATCAAGGAACAGAAAGGCCGCCTCGACGTGCTGTTCGCGAATGCCGGCGGCGGCAGCCTGCTGCCGCTCGGGCAGATCACCGAGGAGCATTTCGACCGCATCTTCGGCACCAACGTGCGAGGGCTGCTATTCACCGTGCAGAAGGCGCTGCCGCTGATGCCGCGCGGCGCATCGATCGTGCTCAATGCATCGATCACCAGCATCAAGGGCACGCCGGCCTTCAGCGTCTACAGCGCCAGCAAGGCGGCGGTGCGCAGCTTCGCGCGCAGCTGGGCGGTGGACCTGAAGGATGCCGGCATCCGCGTCAACGCGGTCAGCCCCGGCGTGGTGCCCACGCCGGCCTACGAGCTGCTCGGCCTCAGCCCGGAGCAGATCGCGGGCTTCATCGAGGCGCAGGCCCAAGGCATTCCGCTCGGCCGCGTCGGCACGCCCGACGAGATCGCCAAGGCCGTGCTGTTCCTGGCCTCCGACGACAGCAGCTTCGTGAACGGCACCGAGCTCTTCGTCGACGGCGGCGGCGCCCAGATCTAG